A single region of the Oenococcus kitaharae DSM 17330 genome encodes:
- a CDS encoding proline iminopeptidase-family hydrolase produces MKNGTHILTLPNGYHLWSHTENAGQSDKMIAVHGGPGDTHESFESFPAEIPGAEITCYDQLGSWYSDQPDFSDPKVAERTLKIDYFVDELEQVRRQLGYEQFTLLGYSWGGMIALEYALKHPEHLTKLIIVGMADRDADFTDRMKEEVDKVLTKDEAEYVFLEAKKGEFDDALFNQFMGKFYRDYYTRFSQSQTKHAVDTTNYQLADLMMGRNPFQTSGVMAGWTVEKRVSEIHTPTLILIGDQDMIPVKRAQAMVKQLPHGKLAIIPDATHVSIRDNPEFFFEQVNNFLTESDTNIQN; encoded by the coding sequence ATGAAAAACGGTACGCATATTTTAACTCTACCAAACGGCTACCATCTATGGTCTCACACGGAAAATGCCGGTCAGTCCGACAAAATGATCGCTGTTCATGGCGGCCCGGGTGACACGCACGAGTCTTTTGAAAGCTTTCCTGCGGAAATTCCTGGTGCCGAGATCACTTGTTATGATCAGCTGGGATCTTGGTATTCGGATCAACCGGATTTTTCCGATCCGAAAGTCGCTGAGAGAACTTTGAAAATTGATTATTTTGTCGATGAGTTAGAACAGGTTCGCCGACAGTTAGGCTACGAGCAATTTACACTACTGGGTTATTCTTGGGGCGGCATGATTGCTTTGGAATATGCTTTGAAGCATCCCGAACATTTGACTAAATTAATTATTGTCGGTATGGCTGACCGTGACGCAGATTTCACAGATCGCATGAAAGAAGAAGTTGACAAGGTTTTGACAAAAGATGAAGCTGAGTATGTCTTCTTGGAGGCAAAAAAAGGCGAATTTGACGATGCGCTTTTCAATCAATTTATGGGGAAATTCTACCGTGATTATTACACGCGTTTTTCTCAAAGCCAGACCAAGCACGCTGTTGACACGACTAATTATCAGTTGGCTGATTTGATGATGGGGAGAAATCCTTTCCAGACCAGTGGCGTGATGGCCGGCTGGACTGTCGAAAAACGTGTTTCTGAAATTCACACACCGACTTTAATTCTGATTGGTGATCAGGATATGATTCCGGTCAAACGCGCGCAGGCGATGGTTAAACAGCTGCCGCATGGCAAACTAGCTATTATTCCGGATGCTACCCATGTCTCAATTCGCGACAATCCAGAATTCTTTTTTGAACAGGTGAACAACTTTTTGACTGAGAGTGATACTAACATTCAGAATTGA
- a CDS encoding ABC transporter substrate-binding protein — MKKGRLIAVIAAALVIVVLLVVYFNNGSGSSASSKKQVTMWVHFSKTDPEGKAMQKNITAFNKDNKSGYQATVQYIPRSGAGGGYEDKINAALNSNSLPDVLTLDGPNTAAYAKSKIIQPVGKYITNKSDILPSIISQGTYQGKLYAVGYSESGVGIFYNKKMFKEAGIPDSEPPTLTKTWNWDQFTSIARRLHEHFKQPAIDMQLADHSEWAIYSFSPFLWSAGGNITNPSGTKATGIFDSKANESAFAFLQNLVKNGYTTISPIKAGFQTGKYPMMMSGSWTIQELNSSYKNIDYGILPYPVSPKTNKLVSPTGSWQYAMSASTKKTAAAGALVNFLTQTNQMYRTSMANTVLPARKSVSRRMLPQVTAPMRFLIQQNLKSGHSRPVLVNYPQVSRTFADTVTKSTYYRQNPNIASLLRSEAKTIQSYLK, encoded by the coding sequence ATGAAAAAAGGGAGATTAATTGCAGTTATTGCGGCGGCATTGGTCATCGTTGTACTGCTTGTTGTGTACTTTAATAATGGGAGCGGCTCGTCAGCTAGTTCCAAGAAGCAAGTCACAATGTGGGTTCATTTTTCCAAAACGGACCCTGAAGGCAAGGCGATGCAAAAAAACATTACTGCCTTCAATAAAGATAATAAATCCGGCTATCAAGCGACAGTTCAATACATTCCACGCAGTGGCGCAGGCGGCGGATATGAAGACAAGATTAACGCCGCGCTCAATTCAAATAGTCTGCCAGATGTTTTGACGTTGGATGGACCCAACACAGCGGCGTATGCTAAGTCAAAAATTATCCAGCCGGTTGGTAAGTATATTACAAATAAAAGTGATATTTTGCCAAGTATTATTTCTCAAGGCACTTATCAGGGCAAATTATACGCAGTTGGTTATTCCGAGTCAGGTGTTGGTATTTTCTACAATAAGAAAATGTTTAAAGAAGCGGGCATTCCCGATTCCGAACCACCCACTTTGACAAAGACTTGGAATTGGGATCAGTTTACATCTATCGCAAGAAGGCTCCATGAGCACTTTAAGCAGCCAGCTATCGATATGCAGCTAGCTGACCACTCAGAGTGGGCCATTTATTCCTTCTCGCCATTCCTTTGGTCAGCGGGAGGCAACATTACTAACCCATCAGGAACAAAAGCGACCGGGATTTTCGATTCCAAAGCCAATGAATCTGCTTTCGCCTTTCTACAGAATCTAGTAAAGAATGGTTATACGACAATCAGCCCGATTAAAGCTGGTTTTCAAACTGGTAAATATCCAATGATGATGTCCGGCTCGTGGACAATTCAAGAATTAAACAGTTCCTACAAGAATATTGATTATGGTATCCTGCCATATCCAGTATCACCTAAAACAAATAAATTAGTTTCACCAACTGGTAGTTGGCAGTATGCAATGAGTGCCAGCACGAAGAAGACTGCCGCAGCTGGTGCCCTGGTCAACTTCTTGACACAAACCAATCAAATGTACCGTACCTCGATGGCCAACACTGTTTTGCCAGCACGTAAAAGTGTTTCCCGCCGGATGCTGCCTCAAGTAACGGCTCCGATGAGGTTCCTCATTCAGCAGAATCTGAAGAGTGGCCATTCCCGTCCGGTGCTGGTTAATTACCCACAAGTATCACGGACATTTGCAGACACAGTTACAAAAAGCACCTACTATCGCCAGAATCCTAATATTGCTTCACTGCTTAGAAGCGAAGCAAAAACGATTCAAAGCTATCTGAAGTAA
- a CDS encoding LacI family DNA-binding transcriptional regulator has protein sequence MPTMKDVAKLAQVSLGTVSRVINHASGVKADTVLKVQEAIQKLDYVRNDYARGFKINSSRTIALILPTIWHPFFSEFAYFVEQKLYKLQYKVLLCNSEADADKEYEYIQMVMQNKVDGIIGITYSAIDQYVSSKLPFVSIDRYFTEKVSYVTSDNVQGGRLAAQELLNRGLHHLAFIGSYSEYKNDTTKRHDSFMNYAAEQGFPPVEIYVPGPIHHLEDLVYELFNQHPDIDGIFCVNDTELLEIVNILRKQGVSVPDDVQIIGYDGVSVTNEVSMYVSTIAQPIHLMANTAVDILLRKIKDPDHAQEISVLPVSFRSGYTTINH, from the coding sequence ATGCCGACGATGAAAGATGTAGCAAAATTAGCCCAAGTCAGCTTAGGCACTGTCTCTCGTGTGATTAATCACGCGAGTGGTGTCAAAGCCGATACCGTTTTGAAGGTTCAAGAGGCTATCCAAAAACTTGATTACGTGCGTAATGATTATGCGCGTGGTTTTAAAATCAATTCTTCCAGGACGATTGCTTTGATTCTGCCGACAATCTGGCATCCCTTTTTTTCGGAATTTGCTTATTTCGTTGAACAAAAATTATACAAATTGCAGTACAAGGTGCTGCTATGCAATTCCGAAGCTGATGCTGATAAGGAATATGAGTACATTCAAATGGTCATGCAAAATAAAGTTGATGGAATTATTGGAATTACTTATAGCGCCATTGACCAATACGTGTCGTCAAAATTGCCCTTTGTCAGTATTGACCGTTATTTTACAGAAAAGGTTTCCTATGTAACTTCTGATAATGTACAGGGTGGACGGTTGGCGGCACAAGAATTATTAAACCGCGGCCTGCATCATTTGGCTTTTATTGGCAGCTATTCCGAATATAAAAACGACACGACTAAACGACACGATTCTTTTATGAACTATGCGGCTGAACAAGGCTTTCCACCGGTTGAAATTTATGTTCCTGGGCCGATCCATCATTTAGAGGATCTGGTTTACGAGCTTTTTAATCAGCATCCAGACATTGATGGTATTTTTTGTGTGAATGATACTGAGTTATTGGAAATAGTCAATATATTGAGAAAACAAGGTGTGTCGGTACCGGACGATGTTCAAATAATTGGTTATGACGGTGTTAGCGTGACAAATGAGGTATCCATGTATGTCTCGACGATTGCCCAGCCAATTCATTTGATGGCTAATACGGCGGTGGATATTTTATTACGGAAGATCAAAGATCCGGATCACGCCCAGGAAATTTCAGTATTGCCGGTTTCTTTTCGTTCGGGCTACACAACAATCAATCATTAA
- a CDS encoding histidine phosphatase family protein encodes MKRIYFVRHSIRDNRIKNDRKAPLTQQGKKLADALSSYFQDKQIQSIYSSPYLRALETIQPTAKSLQLPITQSEMLRERQSSWQTNWQQHLQSLWADFQCQFPNEESMAQVQKRMVAFFAEAIRSADNNMIICSHGTALSVLLNHLTAGQFSFKDWQSMNMPEVYLLTLSSNDRFVTLEKIDTGSGKILKTFSK; translated from the coding sequence ATGAAAAGAATTTATTTTGTTCGCCACAGTATTCGAGATAACCGAATTAAAAATGACCGGAAAGCGCCACTCACTCAGCAAGGCAAAAAATTAGCAGATGCCTTAAGCAGTTATTTTCAAGACAAGCAGATCCAGTCTATCTATTCATCGCCATATCTTCGTGCCTTGGAGACGATCCAACCCACGGCAAAAAGCTTGCAGCTGCCGATTACACAGTCCGAGATGCTCAGGGAACGCCAAAGCAGTTGGCAAACGAACTGGCAGCAACATTTGCAATCTTTATGGGCAGACTTTCAATGTCAATTTCCTAATGAAGAGAGTATGGCCCAAGTCCAAAAAAGAATGGTCGCTTTTTTTGCAGAAGCGATTCGCTCAGCTGACAATAATATGATCATCTGCAGTCATGGCACGGCTCTCAGCGTGTTGCTCAACCATTTAACCGCTGGGCAGTTTTCTTTTAAAGATTGGCAATCTATGAACATGCCAGAAGTCTATCTTCTTACTTTAAGCAGCAATGATAGATTCGTCACTTTGGAGAAAATCGACACAGGTTCTGGAAAAATATTAAAAACATTTTCGAAATGA
- a CDS encoding carbohydrate ABC transporter permease translates to MRNPRKFAYTIITTILITLIALLFLFPLVWMIASSLKPEAQIYNNMDNIKAFLPSFHINQWGTAYQSLLARFNILGFIINSLIYAFGVTAGSIIVNSLAGYGFSKFTFKGQKFVFGLLIATLVIPGETIIIQKFQIVKLLGIINTPWAVIFPSIAAPFYIYMFKNFFDAISSDVIESAEMEGAGTFTIYWKIMMPMAKPAMATVGTLSFIGSWNDYIWPLMVLTDSNKFPLQVAITNINSTAPVYMNQVMAILTISTIPLIIVYLFFQRYLVQGLGVAGNGDK, encoded by the coding sequence ATGCGTAATCCAAGAAAATTTGCTTACACAATTATTACGACCATTTTAATTACATTGATTGCCTTGCTGTTTTTGTTCCCGCTAGTCTGGATGATTGCCTCATCTTTGAAACCGGAAGCACAAATTTATAATAATATGGACAACATCAAGGCTTTCTTGCCATCATTTCACATTAACCAGTGGGGTACGGCCTATCAAAGCTTGTTAGCACGATTTAATATATTGGGATTTATCATTAATAGTTTGATTTATGCCTTTGGTGTCACGGCTGGATCGATTATTGTGAATTCCTTGGCTGGGTATGGCTTTTCTAAATTTACTTTTAAAGGACAAAAATTTGTTTTCGGTTTGCTAATCGCGACTTTAGTCATTCCTGGCGAAACAATCATTATTCAAAAATTTCAGATTGTGAAACTTCTGGGCATCATTAACACGCCTTGGGCAGTTATTTTTCCTTCTATTGCTGCACCCTTCTATATCTATATGTTCAAAAATTTCTTCGATGCCATTTCCAGCGATGTCATTGAATCGGCTGAGATGGAAGGTGCCGGGACATTTACAATTTATTGGAAAATCATGATGCCAATGGCTAAACCTGCTATGGCAACAGTCGGGACACTTTCATTTATCGGTAGCTGGAACGATTATATCTGGCCGCTAATGGTCTTGACCGATTCTAATAAATTTCCGCTGCAAGTTGCCATTACGAACATTAATAGTACGGCACCTGTTTACATGAACCAAGTCATGGCAATTTTAACAATTTCGACAATTCCGCTCATTATTGTTTATCTTTTCTTTCAGAGGTATTTGGTACAAGGATTGGGCGTTGCAGGAAATGGTGACAAATGA
- a CDS encoding carbohydrate ABC transporter permease — MNNILAKRNNQAWWYIFPALLLLALFLFIPALLSIYYSLTNYYMLAPQDRQFIGLLNYINLLKDPVFWTSVKNIGQFVLFVMPIQVGTALGLALIVNRKRPWNTFFKVSFFAPVVVSLAVTSVLWLYILNPDQGLLNNLLVKLGLHAQPLLTSPKQAMFAIIGLSAWQGAGYQMLIFLAGLQNIPTELYEAARIDGASKWERFLHITLPLLKPTSLMILTTTFIDAFKLIIQPMVMTQGGPLNSTITPVYYIYRTGFTDRQLGYASAMSVIYGFAIILFTLIQRKITGAGGDQNA, encoded by the coding sequence ATGAACAATATATTGGCAAAAAGGAATAATCAGGCTTGGTGGTATATTTTTCCGGCGCTGCTGCTGCTAGCCTTGTTTCTCTTCATCCCGGCGCTGCTTTCGATTTATTATTCGCTGACTAATTATTATATGCTAGCACCCCAGGATCGCCAATTTATTGGTCTGCTGAATTATATTAATTTGTTAAAGGATCCGGTCTTTTGGACCAGCGTGAAAAACATTGGTCAATTCGTTTTGTTCGTCATGCCGATTCAAGTCGGAACAGCATTAGGATTGGCCTTGATTGTGAACAGAAAAAGGCCTTGGAACACATTTTTCAAAGTTTCTTTTTTCGCACCAGTGGTCGTCTCGCTAGCTGTCACATCAGTTCTTTGGCTGTACATTTTAAATCCAGATCAAGGACTGCTGAACAATCTATTAGTTAAACTAGGTCTGCATGCACAACCACTGTTAACCAGCCCGAAACAAGCGATGTTTGCGATTATCGGCCTCTCTGCCTGGCAGGGAGCGGGTTATCAAATGTTGATTTTCTTAGCTGGATTGCAAAACATTCCCACAGAATTATATGAAGCTGCTCGAATTGATGGTGCCAGCAAATGGGAGCGTTTTCTGCACATTACATTACCGTTGCTGAAGCCAACCTCATTGATGATTCTGACAACAACCTTTATCGATGCTTTTAAGCTGATTATCCAGCCAATGGTTATGACCCAAGGCGGGCCGCTGAATTCGACGATTACGCCCGTTTACTATATTTATCGAACCGGATTTACAGATAGGCAATTAGGCTATGCCAGTGCTATGAGTGTCATTTATGGTTTTGCAATCATTCTTTTTACCTTGATTCAAAGGAAGATTACTGGAGCGGGAGGCGATCAGAATGCGTAA
- a CDS encoding TetR/AcrR family transcriptional regulator, with translation MANVQNNKKRRTSILKIEKALVTLLQEHDLHQISIIDICQEAHLNRSTFYANFLDIYDLIDQLQSRMLADFKGLYQEESQGQHNSNDFTKLFRHIQQNQPFYTTYFKLKLDTLVNISDYDIHLAQRLFDNRNLDYHKEFFRAGITAIIKKWLDHNCDLSPEEMSDILATEYQNKI, from the coding sequence ATGGCCAACGTTCAGAATAATAAAAAAAGACGGACATCCATCTTAAAAATTGAAAAGGCGCTCGTTACTCTGCTGCAAGAACACGACTTGCATCAAATTTCTATCATCGATATCTGTCAGGAAGCGCATCTGAACCGATCCACGTTTTATGCTAATTTCCTTGATATCTACGATTTGATCGATCAGCTGCAAAGCCGTATGTTAGCCGACTTTAAGGGACTATATCAGGAAGAGAGCCAGGGCCAGCATAATTCTAACGACTTTACCAAATTATTTCGCCATATCCAACAGAACCAGCCATTTTACACAACCTACTTTAAATTAAAATTAGATACCTTAGTGAACATTAGCGACTACGATATTCACCTCGCTCAAAGACTATTCGATAATCGAAACCTGGACTACCATAAGGAGTTTTTTAGAGCAGGCATCACGGCCATCATCAAAAAATGGCTAGACCACAATTGCGACTTGAGCCCTGAAGAAATGTCTGACATTCTTGCGACAGAATATCAAAACAAAATTTAG
- a CDS encoding 2'-5' RNA ligase family protein has protein sequence MRLLTNVIHNKRRKIEKMSMPWRSILIFPKISTAIAIQHVREHFDPLVSHIRPHISLVFPFQSEMPDTILIEKVTQIISGTSAFPAACTRLGHDDNGYIWLEADQGRDTFTKLHDQLYSDPVFAPFLRRDIPFQPHITIAKVNQGNTDKIIAGIKIQDLCFSTLINAISIERVAANNDSDEFAKMNLISGKQH, from the coding sequence ATGAGATTATTAACCAATGTCATACATAACAAAAGAAGAAAAATCGAGAAGATGTCCATGCCATGGCGTTCCATACTGATTTTCCCTAAAATTTCCACCGCTATTGCAATACAACATGTCAGAGAACATTTTGATCCCTTAGTGTCTCATATCCGCCCTCATATCTCATTAGTTTTCCCATTCCAATCGGAAATGCCTGATACGATACTTATCGAGAAAGTCACGCAAATTATATCTGGAACCTCAGCTTTTCCAGCGGCCTGTACCAGATTAGGTCACGATGATAATGGCTATATCTGGCTAGAAGCAGATCAAGGCAGGGATACATTTACGAAACTACACGATCAACTGTATAGCGATCCGGTTTTTGCACCTTTCTTGCGTAGGGATATTCCTTTTCAGCCGCATATCACAATTGCCAAAGTTAATCAGGGCAATACAGATAAGATAATAGCTGGCATCAAAATCCAGGATTTGTGCTTCTCGACATTGATAAATGCAATCTCAATTGAACGAGTAGCCGCCAACAACGATTCCGATGAATTTGCAAAAATGAATTTGATCTCAGGCAAACAACACTAA
- a CDS encoding glycoside hydrolase family 32 protein has translation MTETKLLQANNFISKQLLDRADWRKPLYHFSAPVGWINDPNGLIFFQNKCHLFYQYNPYSTQWDDMHWGHAVSDDLLHWENLPVALAPDHDYDKSGVFSGSAIEKDGRLYLMYTGHVVDQGTVTETQNIAYSDDGIHFQKYAGNPVIDARQLPTGSLTSDFRDPKLFAYNDRYYAVVASAKDGHGQILLFQSEDLLQWRFTSTLLDSRPELGIMAECPDLFQTSYGHWGLVFSAIIGDGQPNVVHLASGDINWETATFDLAKISVLDQGPDFYAPQSFAYHGKRILIPWLRNDRLLDFLGKQGHTWNGQMGIPRQLSIVNDVLYQEPFLDLPASYDNQSFVIDTKKPVAFAGHIIISSNSGLLTGDELIFDNGSGDLIQLKRQSLTRYELNLHLATFTNQQEMTIADPVRIQKLDILIDNSSLEIFINQQVAASFVIYPKSALQRMSYQGSSCFIGRKFKL, from the coding sequence ATGACGGAAACAAAATTATTGCAGGCAAACAATTTTATTAGCAAACAGCTTTTGGATCGCGCTGACTGGCGTAAACCCCTCTACCATTTTTCAGCCCCCGTTGGCTGGATAAACGACCCTAATGGCCTCATATTTTTTCAAAACAAATGCCATTTATTTTATCAGTACAATCCTTATTCGACTCAATGGGACGACATGCACTGGGGACATGCTGTCAGCGATGATTTGCTGCATTGGGAAAATCTGCCGGTAGCTTTAGCCCCGGATCATGATTATGACAAATCCGGCGTGTTTTCGGGTTCAGCCATTGAAAAAGATGGTCGTTTATATCTGATGTATACAGGCCACGTCGTAGACCAAGGAACCGTGACCGAGACTCAAAATATTGCTTATTCTGATGATGGTATCCATTTTCAAAAATATGCGGGTAACCCTGTTATCGATGCTCGGCAACTGCCGACTGGATCGCTTACTTCTGATTTTCGTGATCCAAAATTATTTGCTTATAACGATCGCTATTATGCCGTTGTGGCTTCGGCTAAAGATGGACACGGGCAGATTTTACTTTTTCAATCCGAAGATTTACTCCAATGGCGCTTTACCAGTACTTTGTTAGATTCCCGCCCTGAGCTCGGTATCATGGCCGAATGCCCGGACTTATTTCAGACCTCGTATGGGCATTGGGGGCTCGTATTTAGTGCCATTATCGGCGATGGGCAGCCAAATGTCGTTCATCTTGCCAGCGGTGATATTAATTGGGAAACAGCCACGTTTGATCTAGCCAAGATATCCGTATTGGATCAAGGACCGGATTTCTATGCCCCTCAGTCATTTGCTTATCATGGCAAAAGGATTCTGATTCCGTGGTTGAGAAATGATCGCTTGCTGGATTTTTTGGGGAAACAAGGCCACACATGGAATGGCCAGATGGGTATCCCGCGGCAGTTATCAATCGTTAATGACGTCTTGTATCAAGAACCTTTCCTGGATCTACCAGCTTCTTATGATAATCAATCCTTTGTGATTGATACTAAAAAGCCTGTTGCCTTTGCTGGGCACATAATTATCAGCTCGAATTCTGGTTTGCTAACGGGTGATGAATTGATATTTGATAATGGCTCTGGTGATTTGATTCAGCTCAAGCGGCAATCATTAACGCGGTATGAGCTTAATCTGCATCTAGCTACCTTCACCAATCAGCAAGAGATGACAATTGCAGATCCTGTACGTATTCAAAAACTTGATATATTGATTGACAACTCGTCGTTAGAAATTTTTATTAATCAGCAAGTTGCAGCCAGTTTTGTCATTTACCCCAAAAGTGCTCTTCAGAGAATGTCTTATCAAGGCAGCAGCTGTTTTATCGGTCGGAAATTCAAACTATAA